The following proteins are encoded in a genomic region of Natrinema sp. DC36:
- a CDS encoding DUF456 domain-containing protein: MSDRSDEVTESREPDAPATDDLLEETDRLLSGSGPTVDDGPSESARSTAGGDSGVDPLSEFDRTQDGGLEADGTVDSGSEPGSSRSWLSPITSRLSLGRYFSPKEYLALVGVLSAGVLAGATVLPFAGRMIGMFAVAFIIGLLASKRRYLEMSAAGVSVGGVAAVISNTVLIAVGSGQPLIAVGATVGLLASVVGYYFGRDLRDGLSQDIG, translated from the coding sequence ATGAGCGACCGTTCGGACGAGGTGACCGAGAGTCGGGAGCCGGACGCCCCCGCGACCGACGATCTCCTCGAGGAGACGGATCGCCTGCTCTCGGGGTCGGGTCCCACCGTCGACGACGGGCCATCCGAGTCCGCGAGGAGCACGGCGGGCGGCGACAGCGGCGTCGATCCGCTCAGTGAGTTCGATCGCACGCAAGACGGAGGTCTCGAGGCCGACGGTACGGTCGACTCCGGGTCCGAGCCCGGCTCGTCGCGATCGTGGCTCTCACCGATCACGTCGCGACTCTCGCTCGGGCGATACTTCTCGCCGAAGGAGTATCTCGCGCTCGTCGGCGTGCTCAGCGCCGGCGTCCTGGCCGGGGCGACCGTCCTGCCGTTTGCCGGCCGCATGATCGGCATGTTCGCCGTCGCCTTCATAATCGGGCTCCTCGCGTCGAAACGGCGCTATCTCGAGATGAGCGCCGCCGGCGTCTCGGTCGGCGGCGTCGCGGCGGTCATCAGCAACACCGTCCTCATCGCCGTCGGCTCCGGACAGCCGCTCATCGCCGTCGGCGCGACCGTCGGGCTCCTCGCGTCCGTCGTGGGCTACTACTTCGGTCGCGACCTCCGCGACGGACTCTCGCAGGATATCGGCTGA
- a CDS encoding alpha/beta fold hydrolase codes for MAPRRRTVLAAVSTATATAAAGCTDLLGIGADDETDGSRSADEVATAFVDDLANGRFERASERFVENERDRYGDPGRLERVWLAFATVGGAFEKVVDASVTAGNQGNLVTVTLSFDRGDHDCGVIVDTESRIRNCGIADEYERPAYVDPNAFGERDVSLSVPDCSLSGTVATPADGDGVPGAVLVHDDGPMTADTPRGATRTFADLAEGLATRGVASLRYDKRNTACEVALDEYTLDRVTVDDAAVAIERLRAVDGVDPDRIVVVGHGLGGRAAPRIAARDGDLAGVVGLAAPARPYRELTLEQLEHKATVGSHEWEDLRATYETWVDESDRLREGEYDPDERLLGKPGAFWDSIAAYDHVQTAAEVDVPFRFLQGERDFQVTVADDLERWERELEGKSATTFETYEGLNHLFMPGEGESLAFAYAVRNNVAEEVVDDIAAWIGER; via the coding sequence ATGGCACCTCGACGACGGACCGTTCTGGCGGCGGTATCAACGGCGACAGCGACGGCAGCGGCCGGCTGTACCGATCTGCTCGGGATCGGCGCTGACGACGAAACCGACGGCTCAAGGTCGGCCGACGAGGTAGCGACGGCGTTCGTCGACGACCTCGCAAACGGACGGTTCGAACGGGCCAGTGAACGATTCGTGGAGAACGAACGGGACCGGTACGGCGATCCCGGTCGACTCGAACGAGTCTGGCTGGCCTTCGCGACGGTCGGCGGCGCGTTCGAGAAAGTCGTCGACGCGAGCGTGACTGCTGGCAACCAGGGTAATCTGGTCACCGTGACGCTGTCGTTCGACCGCGGCGATCACGACTGCGGCGTCATCGTCGATACCGAGTCGCGGATCCGCAACTGTGGCATCGCCGACGAGTACGAACGACCGGCGTACGTCGATCCGAACGCGTTCGGCGAGCGGGATGTCTCGCTCTCGGTTCCGGACTGCTCGCTGTCGGGGACCGTCGCGACGCCCGCGGACGGCGACGGGGTTCCCGGGGCCGTCCTCGTTCACGACGACGGTCCGATGACCGCGGACACTCCCCGAGGCGCCACGAGGACGTTTGCGGACCTCGCAGAGGGGCTCGCCACGCGGGGCGTCGCGTCTCTCAGATACGACAAACGCAATACTGCCTGCGAGGTCGCGCTCGACGAGTACACGCTCGATCGCGTCACCGTCGACGACGCCGCGGTCGCGATCGAGCGGCTCCGGGCCGTCGACGGCGTCGACCCGGACCGGATCGTCGTCGTCGGGCACGGACTCGGCGGCCGAGCCGCGCCAAGGATCGCCGCTCGAGACGGCGATCTCGCCGGCGTCGTCGGGCTGGCCGCGCCGGCACGGCCGTATCGCGAACTGACCCTCGAGCAACTCGAGCACAAGGCGACGGTCGGGAGCCACGAGTGGGAAGATCTGCGCGCCACGTACGAGACCTGGGTCGACGAGAGCGACCGGCTCCGAGAGGGCGAGTACGACCCCGACGAACGGCTGCTCGGGAAACCGGGTGCCTTCTGGGACAGTATCGCGGCGTACGACCACGTCCAGACTGCGGCCGAGGTCGACGTTCCGTTCCGATTCCTGCAGGGCGAGCGCGACTTTCAGGTGACCGTGGCCGACGACCTCGAGCGGTGGGAGCGCGAACTCGAGGGGAAGTCGGCGACGACGTTCGAGACGTACGAGGGACTCAACCACCTGTTCATGCCGGGCGAGGGCGAGTCGCTGGCGTTCGCGTACGCCGTTCGGAACAACGTGGCCGAGGAGGTCGTCGACGACATCGCCGCGTGGATCGGCGAGCGGTGA
- a CDS encoding metalloregulator ArsR/SmtB family transcription factor, translating to MDSAALLDLLGNENRRRILQLLARKPCYVTEISEYLGVSPKAVIEHLRKLEEAGLIESRVDDQRRKYFHIARNVRLEVNVSPYGFASKSAYPANSSFDITTCRHLSLDISWDETEDLDELLAVLEDLERLENELSLAQRWVQGQLYDVLENISETVGAGPESRIYADLLASVRSEPKSVGELSEDIDAPREVVADLLEVMADNGVVRRTERGWELTTNG from the coding sequence ATGGATTCCGCCGCGCTGTTGGATTTGCTCGGGAACGAAAACCGGAGGCGAATTCTCCAGTTACTCGCCCGGAAGCCGTGTTACGTCACTGAAATTTCTGAATACCTCGGCGTGAGTCCCAAGGCGGTCATCGAGCACCTGCGAAAACTCGAGGAGGCGGGGCTGATCGAGAGCCGCGTCGACGACCAGCGGCGGAAGTACTTCCACATCGCCCGGAACGTCCGACTCGAGGTGAACGTCTCGCCGTACGGCTTCGCGAGCAAGAGCGCCTACCCGGCCAACAGTAGTTTCGATATCACGACCTGTCGACATCTCTCCCTCGATATCTCGTGGGACGAAACCGAGGATCTCGACGAGCTACTCGCCGTGTTGGAAGATCTGGAACGGCTCGAAAACGAACTGTCGCTGGCCCAGCGATGGGTCCAGGGGCAGCTCTACGACGTGCTCGAGAACATCTCCGAGACCGTCGGTGCTGGCCCGGAGAGTCGGATCTACGCCGACCTGCTCGCCAGCGTCCGTTCGGAACCGAAATCGGTCGGTGAACTCAGCGAAGATATCGACGCTCCCCGCGAAGTCGTCGCCGACTTACTCGAGGTGATGGCCGACAACGGGGTCGTTCGCCGGACGGAACGCGGCTGGGAACTGACGACCAACGGCTAA
- the ppsA gene encoding phosphoenolpyruvate synthase: MAVLWLDEISAGDLETVGGKGASLGELTGAGLPVPPGFVVTAGTYRSFIEEAEIDEELFAAVDVDVDDSAALADAADRAQELILETPFPDELQTEILESYHEVGNGEAFVAVRSSATAEDLPDASFAGQQETFLNVTEEALLDRVRECWASLFTQRAIYYRQEQGFDHSAVNIAVVVQQMVDAEKSGVMFTSHPSTGDATMIIEAAWGLGEAVVSGAVSPDNYVIDREDRSMDITIAEKKVMHEKDEATGQTVEREVPEDRRTQRVVSDDEIDDLMDLGERVEDHYGEPQDVEWAIVDGDVYMLQSRPITTIDEDGRDAVDPTGSVDAAKGLTDGSGSVQAAEGGSTDGTDSSGTGDVLVDGLGSSPGTVSGPARIVKKLDDLAKVGEGDVIVTEMTMPDMVPAMKRASGIITDEGGMTSHAAIVSRELGVPAIVGTTNATTVLEDGQVVTLDGDKGSVLEGSAVDPEEETEPVEEVRPQSPVKPMTATEVKVNVSIPEAAERAAATGADGVGLLRTEHMILSLNQTPEKFIEENGEDAYITELVEGIRGVADEFYPRPVRVRTLDAPTDEFRQLEGGEDEPDEHNPMLGYRGIRRSLDRPDVFGHELEAFRRLYELGYDNVEIMLPLVNDAEDIYQAKECMKEAGIDPEKRKWGAMIETPAAALSVEGMAEAGIDFASFGTNDLTQYTLAVDRNNEHVADRFDELHPAILRLIGNVIETCREHDVETSICGQAGSKPEMARFLVNEGISSISANIDAVRDVQHEVKRVEQKLLLDSVR, translated from the coding sequence ATGGCTGTACTCTGGCTGGACGAGATCAGTGCCGGCGACCTCGAGACGGTCGGCGGTAAAGGTGCCTCCCTGGGCGAGCTCACGGGCGCGGGGCTGCCCGTTCCACCGGGATTCGTCGTGACCGCCGGGACCTATCGATCGTTTATCGAAGAGGCCGAAATCGACGAGGAGCTGTTCGCGGCCGTCGACGTCGACGTCGACGACTCGGCCGCGCTGGCCGACGCTGCCGACCGCGCGCAGGAACTCATCCTCGAGACGCCGTTCCCCGACGAGTTGCAGACGGAGATCCTCGAGAGCTACCACGAGGTCGGCAACGGCGAGGCGTTCGTCGCCGTTCGGTCGTCGGCGACGGCCGAGGACCTGCCGGACGCCTCGTTTGCGGGCCAACAGGAGACGTTCCTCAACGTGACCGAGGAAGCCCTGCTGGACCGCGTTCGGGAGTGTTGGGCCTCGCTGTTCACCCAGCGAGCGATCTACTACCGCCAGGAGCAGGGGTTCGATCACTCCGCGGTGAACATCGCGGTCGTCGTCCAGCAGATGGTCGACGCCGAGAAGTCGGGCGTGATGTTCACGAGCCACCCCTCGACGGGCGACGCGACGATGATCATCGAGGCCGCGTGGGGGCTAGGCGAGGCCGTCGTCTCCGGTGCCGTCTCGCCGGATAACTACGTTATCGATCGCGAGGACCGGTCCATGGACATCACCATCGCCGAAAAGAAGGTGATGCACGAGAAAGACGAGGCGACCGGCCAGACCGTCGAGCGCGAGGTGCCCGAGGACAGGCGGACCCAGCGAGTCGTCTCCGACGACGAGATCGACGATCTCATGGACCTCGGCGAGCGCGTCGAGGATCACTACGGCGAACCCCAGGACGTCGAGTGGGCGATCGTCGACGGCGATGTCTACATGCTCCAGTCGCGCCCGATCACGACGATCGACGAGGACGGGAGGGACGCCGTGGATCCGACCGGAAGCGTCGACGCCGCGAAGGGACTGACCGACGGCAGCGGGAGCGTACAGGCCGCCGAGGGCGGTAGTACTGACGGGACCGACTCGAGCGGTACCGGCGACGTGCTCGTCGACGGGCTCGGCTCGAGTCCGGGGACGGTCAGCGGCCCCGCGCGGATCGTCAAAAAGCTCGACGACCTGGCCAAGGTCGGCGAGGGGGACGTTATCGTCACCGAAATGACGATGCCCGACATGGTGCCCGCGATGAAGCGGGCCTCGGGCATCATCACCGACGAGGGCGGCATGACCAGCCACGCCGCGATCGTCTCCCGCGAACTCGGCGTTCCCGCCATCGTCGGGACGACCAACGCGACGACCGTCCTCGAGGACGGCCAGGTCGTCACGCTCGACGGCGACAAGGGTTCGGTGCTGGAGGGGTCGGCAGTCGATCCGGAAGAAGAAACCGAACCCGTCGAGGAAGTCCGCCCGCAGTCGCCGGTCAAGCCGATGACCGCGACGGAGGTGAAGGTCAACGTCTCCATCCCCGAAGCCGCAGAGCGAGCCGCCGCAACCGGAGCCGACGGCGTCGGCCTCCTGCGGACGGAACACATGATCCTCTCGTTGAACCAGACGCCCGAGAAGTTCATCGAAGAAAACGGCGAGGACGCCTATATCACGGAGCTCGTCGAGGGGATTCGCGGCGTCGCAGACGAGTTCTATCCGCGTCCCGTCCGCGTTCGCACGCTCGACGCCCCGACGGACGAGTTCCGTCAGCTCGAGGGCGGCGAGGACGAGCCCGACGAGCACAACCCGATGCTCGGATACCGGGGCATCAGGCGCTCGCTCGATCGGCCGGACGTCTTCGGCCACGAACTCGAGGCGTTCCGTCGCCTCTACGAGCTGGGGTACGACAACGTCGAGATCATGCTCCCGCTGGTCAACGACGCCGAGGACATCTATCAGGCCAAAGAGTGCATGAAAGAGGCGGGCATCGACCCCGAGAAGCGAAAGTGGGGGGCGATGATCGAGACGCCGGCCGCGGCGCTGTCCGTCGAGGGGATGGCCGAAGCGGGCATCGACTTCGCCTCCTTCGGAACCAACGACCTGACCCAGTACACGCTCGCGGTCGACCGCAACAACGAGCACGTCGCCGACCGCTTCGACGAACTCCACCCCGCAATCCTGCGACTCATCGGTAACGTCATCGAGACGTGTCGCGAACACGACGTCGAGACGAGCATCTGCGGACAGGCCGGCTCCAAACCCGAGATGGCCCGGTTCCTCGTCAACGAAGGGATCAGCTCGATCTCGGCGAACATCGACGCCGTCCGCGACGTCCAACACGAGGTCAAGCGGGTCGAACAGAAGCTCCTGCTCGACTCGGTTCGCTAA
- a CDS encoding PhzF family phenazine biosynthesis protein yields METIRILQVDAFTDEPLTGNPAGVVPSADGLSDDQMQAIAAEMAVSETAFLRSSENADRRVRYFTPTQEVDLCGHATIGSFAHLHDEGLEAGSTTLETNVGVLEIEVAEDGTVWMTQDDPSIREVDVGYDRVADALGVDAAALEGASADIPLAVSSTGLPFLIAPITYLSDVGSAEPDMTAIEALTDAVDAAGVYLFSFDALEPESTLHGRMFAPGAGVPEDPVTGTASGAVCAYLDHFGAFDDDLPEELRLEQGHYVDRPGLVRVRLDDGVQVGGRGVTVLDGSIAVPEDDEDEILEA; encoded by the coding sequence ATGGAGACGATTCGGATCTTGCAGGTCGACGCCTTCACCGACGAACCGCTCACCGGGAACCCGGCGGGCGTCGTTCCGAGCGCGGACGGCCTCTCGGACGACCAGATGCAAGCGATCGCCGCCGAAATGGCCGTCAGCGAGACGGCGTTCCTCCGCTCGAGCGAGAACGCCGACCGTCGCGTTCGGTACTTTACCCCCACACAGGAGGTCGATCTCTGTGGTCACGCGACGATCGGTAGCTTCGCCCACCTTCACGACGAGGGGCTCGAGGCCGGATCGACGACCCTCGAGACGAACGTCGGCGTCCTCGAGATCGAGGTCGCCGAGGACGGTACGGTCTGGATGACGCAGGACGACCCGTCGATCCGCGAGGTCGATGTCGGCTACGACCGCGTCGCGGACGCGCTGGGCGTCGATGCGGCCGCACTCGAGGGCGCGAGCGCCGACATTCCGCTCGCGGTGTCCTCGACCGGCCTGCCGTTCCTGATCGCGCCGATCACGTACCTCTCGGACGTCGGCAGCGCCGAGCCCGATATGACCGCGATCGAGGCGCTCACCGACGCGGTCGACGCCGCGGGCGTCTACCTCTTTTCGTTCGACGCGCTCGAACCCGAGTCGACGCTCCACGGTCGCATGTTCGCGCCGGGAGCCGGCGTCCCGGAGGACCCCGTGACCGGCACCGCCAGCGGGGCCGTCTGCGCGTACCTCGATCACTTCGGCGCGTTCGACGACGACCTGCCCGAGGAGCTTCGACTCGAGCAGGGCCACTACGTCGACCGGCCGGGTCTGGTCCGCGTCCGCCTCGACGACGGGGTGCAAGTCGGCGGCCGCGGCGTGACGGTGCTCGACGGCTCGATCGCCGTCCCCGAAGACGACGAGGACGAGATTCTCGAGGCCTGA